A part of Candidatus Deferrimicrobium borealis genomic DNA contains:
- a CDS encoding Re/Si-specific NAD(P)(+) transhydrogenase subunit alpha: MNVAVVREILQGERRVALVPESCAKLSNAGMTVVVESGAGEAAFFRDDDYRTSGARVEDGPVGVLGAADLVVKVQPPAFNHVVGLHETDMIRTGSLLVGQLVPSRHPEAMAKLAERGVTAFAMDRIPRITRAQPMDTLSSMANIAGYRAVLIAANLLPRYFPMLTTAAGTVLPAKVFVIGAGVAGLQAIATARRLGAVVEATDTRPEVREQVQSLGARFIGVETGETAQDAGGYAKELSAEFYRKQADLIADRCAAADVVITTALIGGVKAPRLITAEMVHRMRPGSVIVDVAAEGGGNCELTRPGKTVDERGVTICGNDNLPATLPWHASTLFSRNLVSFVLAFWKDGRFLVDLEDEILRAALVAREGGGEKG, translated from the coding sequence GTGAACGTCGCGGTGGTGAGGGAGATACTCCAGGGGGAGCGGCGGGTTGCACTGGTTCCCGAATCGTGCGCCAAGCTGTCGAACGCGGGGATGACCGTGGTGGTGGAGAGCGGAGCGGGCGAGGCCGCTTTTTTCCGCGACGATGACTACCGGACATCCGGTGCAAGGGTGGAGGACGGACCCGTCGGGGTGCTGGGGGCCGCGGACCTCGTGGTGAAAGTGCAGCCCCCCGCGTTCAACCATGTCGTCGGTCTCCACGAAACCGACATGATCCGGACTGGCTCGCTCCTCGTGGGCCAGCTCGTTCCCTCACGGCACCCCGAGGCGATGGCGAAGCTGGCGGAGCGGGGGGTCACCGCGTTCGCGATGGACCGGATCCCCCGGATCACCCGCGCGCAGCCGATGGACACTCTCTCCTCGATGGCCAACATCGCCGGCTACCGGGCGGTCCTCATCGCGGCCAATCTGCTTCCGCGGTACTTCCCGATGCTCACGACCGCGGCCGGCACGGTCCTTCCGGCGAAGGTTTTCGTCATCGGCGCCGGAGTTGCCGGATTGCAGGCGATCGCGACCGCCCGTCGGCTTGGGGCCGTCGTCGAAGCCACGGACACGCGCCCGGAGGTCCGGGAACAGGTTCAGAGCCTCGGTGCCCGGTTCATCGGCGTCGAAACCGGGGAGACCGCGCAGGACGCGGGGGGGTATGCGAAGGAGCTCTCCGCGGAATTCTACCGGAAACAGGCGGACCTCATCGCCGACCGGTGCGCCGCCGCGGACGTCGTCATCACCACGGCGCTGATCGGCGGGGTGAAGGCCCCCCGGCTCATCACCGCGGAAATGGTCCATCGGATGCGGCCGGGCTCGGTGATCGTCGACGTGGCGGCGGAGGGCGGGGGCAACTGCGAGCTGACCCGGCCCGGGAAGACGGTGGACGAGCGTGGTGTCACGATCTGCGGTAACGACAACCTGCCCGCCACGCTCCCGTGGCACGCCAGCACGCTGTTCTCGCGCAACCTCGTCTCCTTCGTGCTGGCGTTCTGGAAGGACGGGCGGTTCCTGGTCGACCTCGAGGACGAGATCCTCCGCGCCGCGCTGGTGGCGCGGGAGGGGGGGGGAGAGAAGGGATGA
- a CDS encoding NAD(P) transhydrogenase subunit alpha, producing MSPELEQGLYVFVLATFVGFEVIRRVSPLLHTPLMSLTNAISAIAVVGSILVAGEQRTPLSTVLGTIAVACSMVNIVGGYLITYRMLRMFRKSGKGKP from the coding sequence ATGAGCCCGGAACTCGAGCAGGGGCTCTACGTGTTCGTGCTGGCGACCTTCGTGGGGTTCGAGGTCATCCGCCGCGTGTCGCCCCTCCTTCATACCCCGCTGATGTCGCTGACCAACGCCATCTCGGCGATCGCCGTGGTGGGATCGATCCTCGTGGCGGGGGAACAGAGGACGCCTCTCTCCACCGTCCTCGGGACGATCGCGGTGGCCTGCTCGATGGTCAACATCGTGGGCGGGTACCTCATCACGTACCGGATGCTGCGGATGTTCCGGAAGAGCGGGAAGGGGAAGCCGTGA
- a CDS encoding NAD(P)(+) transhydrogenase (Re/Si-specific) subunit beta gives MEQAIPFLYLAAAVSFVLALKWLSAVSTARRGVIVGIAGMALAVGGTLLRPEIVSYRWIGAAFVVGTVIGVPMALMPMTAVPQRTALSHAFGALAAALVGTAEFYLRAPRIDPVTMGALVLEVLLGFLTFTASLMAFGKLQEILPTRPITWRFQNVVNLSILGLAACSGEYLVARPEATWMFPVLAGLSLLFGVLLIVPIGGADMPTVISLLNSYAGLSAAAMGFVLDNKLLIVAGALDGSSGVILSVIMCRAMNRSFTNVLFGAFGQVREEDRAKGERRPVRSATAEEAAGILKAAGLVIVVPGYGMAVAQAQHKVRELYDVLTKAGVEVKFAIHPVAGRMPGHMNVLLAEADIPYDRLVEMEDVNSDFPQADVALVLGANDVTNPAARHDRTSPIFGMPILEVDKARTVMVVKRSMSPGFAGIENELYHLDRTLMVFGDAKAVLGGIVRELSGGGGH, from the coding sequence ATCGAGCAGGCCATCCCCTTCCTTTACCTGGCCGCCGCGGTCTCCTTCGTCCTCGCCCTGAAGTGGCTCTCGGCCGTGTCGACGGCGCGGAGAGGCGTCATCGTCGGCATCGCGGGGATGGCGCTGGCGGTCGGTGGAACCTTGCTGCGCCCGGAGATCGTCAGCTACCGATGGATCGGCGCGGCCTTCGTGGTGGGCACCGTGATCGGCGTCCCGATGGCGTTGATGCCGATGACGGCCGTGCCGCAGCGGACCGCGCTCTCCCACGCATTCGGGGCGCTCGCGGCCGCGCTGGTGGGGACGGCGGAGTTCTACCTCCGGGCTCCCCGGATCGACCCCGTCACGATGGGGGCGCTCGTACTCGAGGTGCTCCTTGGATTCCTCACCTTCACCGCCTCCCTGATGGCCTTCGGCAAGCTCCAGGAGATCCTCCCCACCCGGCCGATCACCTGGCGGTTCCAGAACGTCGTCAACCTGTCGATCCTCGGCCTCGCGGCGTGTTCCGGGGAATACCTGGTGGCGCGACCGGAGGCGACGTGGATGTTTCCCGTCCTTGCGGGCCTGTCGCTGCTCTTCGGGGTCCTGCTCATCGTCCCCATCGGGGGTGCCGACATGCCGACGGTCATCTCCCTCCTGAACTCCTACGCCGGGCTCTCGGCCGCCGCCATGGGGTTCGTCCTCGACAACAAGCTCCTCATCGTCGCGGGCGCGCTCGACGGCTCCTCCGGCGTCATTCTTTCGGTGATCATGTGCCGGGCCATGAACCGGTCCTTCACCAACGTCCTCTTCGGGGCCTTCGGGCAGGTGCGGGAAGAGGATCGCGCCAAGGGAGAGCGGCGCCCGGTGCGCAGCGCGACGGCCGAGGAGGCGGCGGGGATCCTGAAGGCGGCGGGCCTCGTTATCGTCGTTCCGGGATACGGCATGGCGGTGGCGCAGGCGCAGCACAAGGTCCGCGAACTCTACGACGTCCTGACGAAGGCCGGTGTCGAGGTGAAGTTCGCCATCCACCCCGTGGCGGGTCGCATGCCGGGTCACATGAACGTGCTCCTCGCCGAGGCCGATATCCCGTACGACCGGCTGGTGGAGATGGAGGACGTGAACTCCGACTTCCCCCAGGCGGACGTGGCCCTCGTTCTCGGCGCGAACGACGTCACGAACCCCGCGGCGCGTCACGACAGGACGAGCCCGATCTTCGGGATGCCGATCCTCGAGGTGGACAAGGCGCGCACGGTGATGGTCGTCAAGCGGAGCATGAGCCCCGGGTTCGCCGGGATCGAAAACGAACTCTACCACCTCGACCGGACGCTCATGGTCTTCGGCGACGCCAAGGCGGTGCTGGGAGGCATCGTCAGGGAGCTCTCCGGAGGCGGGGGGCATTGA
- a CDS encoding alpha/beta hydrolase, producing MPYTDAPGFRMYYEEHGSGFPLLLINGLGSDHLEWIHQIPAFGARFRVVVFDNRGTGGTDVPPGPYTTAQMGDDAAALLRDLGIPRAHVLGVSLGGMIAQEVALRHPDLVDGLVLGCTGPGGELSVRPSPEAMAAFGLAKGEHPEAELRRMLPFLYTDACIRERPEEIEGFVRRRLDHPTPPEGYLAQLFAAVSHDASTRLEKIRARTLVITGDADRLVNWENSLRLAGRIPGATLVVLPGAPHRHFAEAADAFNREVLRFLNPAQEQTPEPGRS from the coding sequence ATGCCGTATACCGATGCGCCCGGGTTCCGGATGTATTACGAAGAGCACGGAAGCGGGTTCCCGCTGCTGCTGATCAACGGGTTGGGGAGCGATCACCTCGAGTGGATCCACCAGATTCCGGCCTTCGGTGCGCGCTTCCGGGTGGTCGTCTTCGACAACCGGGGAACCGGGGGGACCGATGTTCCTCCCGGGCCGTACACGACGGCGCAGATGGGGGACGACGCGGCGGCGCTGCTCCGGGACCTCGGAATCCCCCGGGCCCACGTTCTCGGCGTGTCCCTGGGGGGGATGATCGCCCAGGAGGTTGCGCTGCGGCATCCGGACCTGGTGGACGGGCTGGTGCTGGGGTGCACCGGGCCGGGAGGGGAACTCTCGGTACGGCCGTCCCCGGAGGCGATGGCCGCGTTCGGCCTCGCGAAGGGGGAACACCCCGAGGCGGAGTTGCGCAGGATGCTCCCGTTTCTCTACACCGATGCGTGCATCCGTGAGCGGCCCGAGGAGATCGAGGGGTTCGTCCGGAGGAGGCTTGATCACCCGACGCCGCCGGAGGGGTACCTCGCCCAACTGTTCGCCGCGGTGTCCCACGACGCGTCGACGCGGCTCGAGAAGATCCGGGCGAGGACGCTCGTCATCACGGGAGACGCGGACCGCCTCGTGAATTGGGAGAATTCCCTTCGGCTCGCCGGACGGATACCGGGAGCGACGCTGGTCGTTCTGCCCGGCGCCCCCCACCGCCACTTCGCGGAGGCCGCCGACGCCTTCAACCGGGAAGTCCTCCGGTTCCTGAACCCCGCGCAAGAACAAACCCCAGAACCGGGACGTTCCTAG
- a CDS encoding TIGR00730 family Rossman fold protein, whose product MKTDEFGGVETWRVFRIMSEFVEGFEVLKDLGPAISIFGSARTTKDEWAYKTALKVATLLARQGFAVISGGGGGIMEAANRGAQKGRGVSVGLNIQLPEEQKPNRYQNKSLHFRHFFARKVMFVKYASGYVIMPGGFGTLDEFFESLTLIQTGKIRRFPVVLMGRKYWEGLIRWMEQTLVEERTIDAEDLNLFYLADRPEEAVEYIVKYHRDSIPPTGERRKRSPLPTLKWHNE is encoded by the coding sequence ATGAAGACGGACGAGTTCGGCGGGGTCGAAACGTGGCGCGTCTTCCGGATCATGAGCGAATTCGTGGAGGGGTTCGAGGTGCTCAAGGACCTGGGCCCGGCCATCTCGATCTTCGGCAGCGCCCGGACGACGAAGGACGAATGGGCGTACAAAACCGCCCTCAAGGTCGCGACGTTGTTGGCGCGGCAGGGGTTTGCCGTCATCTCCGGCGGGGGCGGCGGAATCATGGAGGCGGCGAACCGGGGTGCGCAGAAGGGGAGGGGCGTCTCCGTGGGGCTCAACATCCAGCTCCCCGAGGAACAGAAACCGAACCGGTATCAGAACAAGTCGCTCCACTTTCGGCACTTCTTCGCACGCAAGGTGATGTTCGTGAAATACGCATCCGGGTACGTCATCATGCCGGGGGGGTTCGGGACGCTGGACGAGTTCTTCGAGTCGCTGACCCTCATCCAGACGGGAAAGATCCGGCGATTCCCGGTCGTCCTGATGGGGCGGAAATATTGGGAGGGGCTGATCCGCTGGATGGAGCAGACGCTGGTCGAAGAGAGGACGATCGACGCGGAAGACCTGAACCTGTTCTACCTTGCGGATCGCCCCGAAGAGGCGGTGGAGTACATCGTAAAGTACCATCGTGATTCGATCCCGCCCACGGGCGAGCGCAGGAAGCGGAGCCCGCTGCCGACCCTGAAGTGGCATAACGAATAG
- a CDS encoding 4Fe-4S binding protein has product MGHIRNGNGVYGRLQKRLDRFPIGAPPAAALYEILRRLYTAEEAEVASRMPIRFTDLAGIARRTGKSPEALRPILHRMADKGLVMDFEHRGKFTYILSPTVIGFFEFAFMRVRSDLPQKEIAKHMVAYAHDEPDFARSVFAGKTQVGRTLIHEDALDPADLTQILDHERATRIVKEAKAWAVSLCYCRHIQEHEGKACAKPMEVCTTLNSAADYAIRHGLGRRISREEALDIFARTRAEGLVHIGDNVKRRPAFVCHCCGCCCAMLSAVNRFKMFDAVVTSPFEASFDPSKCNGCGQCAKKCPVSAIRIEGEGKGKKAALAPEVCLGCGVCKPACNRGALSMAARKERVMVPETAWQRAVVMAIERGKFQNLLFDDFDRLDHAALRAVTRIVVGLPPVKKALLSQQVQSRFFRALAGG; this is encoded by the coding sequence GTGGGACACATCCGCAACGGGAACGGTGTGTACGGACGGCTTCAGAAGCGGCTGGACCGGTTCCCCATCGGCGCGCCGCCCGCGGCGGCGCTCTACGAGATTCTCAGGCGCCTCTACACCGCGGAGGAGGCGGAGGTCGCCTCCCGGATGCCGATCCGGTTCACGGATCTGGCCGGCATCGCCCGACGCACGGGGAAATCGCCCGAAGCCTTGCGTCCGATCCTTCACCGGATGGCGGACAAGGGGCTGGTGATGGACTTCGAGCACCGGGGGAAGTTCACCTACATTCTCTCCCCCACGGTGATCGGCTTCTTCGAATTCGCCTTCATGCGGGTTCGAAGCGACCTGCCGCAGAAGGAGATCGCGAAGCACATGGTGGCGTACGCCCATGACGAACCCGACTTCGCGCGCTCCGTCTTCGCGGGAAAGACGCAGGTGGGGCGGACGCTCATCCACGAAGACGCACTGGATCCGGCGGACCTGACGCAGATCCTCGACCATGAACGGGCGACCCGCATCGTGAAGGAGGCGAAGGCGTGGGCGGTCTCCCTGTGCTACTGCCGCCACATCCAGGAGCACGAGGGGAAGGCGTGCGCAAAGCCGATGGAGGTGTGCACCACGTTGAACTCCGCGGCGGACTACGCGATCCGCCACGGCCTGGGGCGACGGATCTCCCGGGAGGAGGCGCTCGACATCTTCGCCCGGACGCGGGCGGAGGGGCTCGTGCACATCGGGGACAACGTGAAGCGCCGTCCGGCGTTCGTCTGCCACTGCTGCGGCTGCTGCTGCGCCATGCTCTCGGCCGTCAACCGGTTCAAGATGTTCGATGCGGTCGTCACCTCGCCCTTCGAGGCGTCCTTCGATCCGTCCAAGTGCAACGGGTGCGGGCAGTGCGCGAAAAAGTGCCCGGTGTCGGCCATCCGGATCGAGGGCGAGGGGAAAGGGAAGAAGGCGGCCCTGGCCCCCGAGGTGTGCCTCGGGTGCGGGGTCTGCAAGCCGGCGTGCAACCGCGGGGCGCTCTCGATGGCGGCTCGCAAGGAACGGGTGATGGTGCCGGAGACCGCCTGGCAGCGGGCGGTCGTGATGGCCATCGAGCGGGGGAAGTTCCAGAACCTGCTGTTCGACGACTTCGACCGGCTCGACCACGCTGCCCTCCGCGCGGTGACGCGGATCGTCGTCGGCCTTCCCCCGGTAAAGAAAGCGCTGCTGTCGCAGCAGGTGCAGTCGCGCTTCTTCCGTGCCCTCGCGGGCGGCTGA
- a CDS encoding prohibitin family protein: MAGLDFSELLRRYREALGQAQSSRGKTVPGGGYMGPKPGLIKVAIIAIVLVFVFSGSLVIVGPGQRGVVLNFGAVSPNVWGEGLHFKIPVYQRVEKMDVRVQKEQTEAAAASKDLQDTHSTIAVNFNIIPDKAGWVFQNIGRGYNERVIDPVTQEVVKAVTARYTAVELITNREKIRTEIKDLLKARLLDYNIAVVDVSIVNFKFSAQFTQAIENKQTAEQMALKASRDLDRIKIEAQQKIAAAQAEAESLRLQRQNISADLVELRRIEAMQEAIRKWNGVLPQVTGGAMPFIDAKSYTGK, encoded by the coding sequence ATGGCAGGACTCGATTTCTCCGAGCTTCTTCGCCGTTACAGGGAAGCGCTCGGACAGGCGCAATCTTCTCGAGGCAAGACCGTCCCCGGAGGTGGGTACATGGGTCCGAAACCCGGCCTGATCAAGGTCGCCATCATCGCGATCGTCCTTGTTTTCGTCTTCTCCGGTTCCCTGGTGATCGTGGGCCCGGGCCAGCGCGGGGTGGTGCTGAACTTCGGAGCCGTCTCGCCCAACGTGTGGGGCGAGGGGCTCCACTTCAAGATCCCCGTGTACCAGAGGGTCGAGAAGATGGACGTGCGGGTCCAGAAGGAGCAGACGGAGGCGGCGGCGGCCTCCAAGGACCTGCAGGACACCCACTCCACGATCGCGGTCAACTTCAACATCATCCCCGACAAGGCGGGGTGGGTCTTCCAGAACATCGGGAGGGGATACAACGAGCGGGTGATCGACCCGGTGACCCAGGAGGTCGTGAAGGCGGTCACGGCGAGGTACACCGCCGTCGAGCTGATCACGAACCGGGAGAAGATCCGCACGGAGATCAAGGACCTGCTGAAGGCGCGGCTGCTGGACTATAACATCGCCGTGGTGGACGTCTCCATCGTCAACTTCAAGTTCAGCGCGCAGTTCACCCAGGCGATCGAGAACAAGCAGACCGCCGAGCAGATGGCGCTCAAGGCGAGCCGGGACCTCGACCGGATCAAGATCGAGGCGCAGCAGAAGATCGCCGCGGCGCAGGCGGAGGCCGAGTCGCTGCGGCTGCAGCGGCAGAACATCTCCGCGGACCTGGTGGAGCTGCGGCGGATCGAGGCGATGCAGGAGGCGATCCGGAAGTGGAACGGCGTGCTCCCCCAGGTGACCGGCGGGGCGATGCCGTTCATCGACGCGAAATCGTACACCGGGAAGTAA
- the hemG gene encoding protoporphyrinogen oxidase: MPRIVIVGAGLSGMATAHYLVKSLSDAGREAEILLLEADAVPGGKMRTIRQDGFSMEWGPNGFLTNKPHGMELVKELGIGGRLARSSDLARKRFILSDGKLHRLPETPPAFFRSQLLSLPGRLRILWEPFASGPPADVDESLGEFARRRLGPEALEKLIDPMVTGIFAGDPDKMSLRSCFPVIHDLERKYGGLVRGMLGVRKERAKQGEKGEMSAGPGGVLMSFDHGVQALTDTLAGRLSEGLHLNVTVDRIERREEAYVLSMSADGRREEMAANVVVIATPAYVAAGMVSPLDGVLSKLLAGIPYSPITVAALGYRKATMGNPLDGFGFLIPRGEKRKILGALWDSSVFPNRAPEGNALLRVMVGGVRAPALAALPEAELLAIARKELQEILGISTEPVLAKTFFHDRGIPQYLVGHGKRLELILGRLAGLPGVHLNSNAYRGIALNDCVRESRTTAERIAKAL, encoded by the coding sequence ATGCCTCGTATCGTGATCGTCGGAGCCGGCCTTTCCGGGATGGCGACGGCCCACTATCTCGTGAAGTCCCTGTCCGACGCGGGGAGGGAGGCGGAGATCCTCCTTCTGGAGGCCGACGCGGTCCCGGGCGGGAAGATGCGCACGATCCGCCAGGACGGCTTCTCCATGGAGTGGGGGCCGAACGGCTTCCTCACGAACAAGCCGCACGGCATGGAGCTGGTGAAGGAACTCGGCATCGGGGGTCGCCTGGCCCGCTCCTCCGACCTCGCCCGCAAGCGGTTCATCCTCTCCGACGGGAAGCTGCACCGCCTCCCCGAGACGCCGCCGGCGTTCTTCCGGTCGCAGCTGCTCTCCCTTCCCGGCCGTCTGCGGATCCTGTGGGAGCCGTTCGCTTCGGGTCCGCCCGCGGACGTCGACGAGTCGCTCGGGGAGTTCGCGAGGCGGCGGCTGGGTCCCGAGGCGCTGGAGAAGCTGATCGACCCGATGGTCACCGGCATCTTCGCCGGCGACCCGGACAAGATGTCGCTGCGCTCCTGCTTCCCCGTGATCCACGACCTGGAGAGGAAGTACGGCGGGCTCGTGCGCGGGATGCTCGGCGTGCGGAAGGAGCGTGCGAAACAGGGCGAGAAGGGGGAGATGTCCGCGGGACCGGGCGGCGTGCTGATGTCGTTCGACCACGGGGTGCAGGCGCTGACCGACACCCTCGCCGGGCGACTCTCGGAGGGGTTGCACCTGAACGTGACCGTGGACCGGATCGAGCGGCGCGAAGAGGCGTACGTCCTTTCGATGTCCGCGGACGGCCGGCGGGAGGAGATGGCGGCGAACGTGGTGGTGATCGCCACGCCGGCGTACGTGGCCGCCGGGATGGTTTCCCCGCTCGACGGCGTACTGTCGAAGCTCCTCGCCGGGATCCCCTATTCGCCGATCACCGTGGCGGCGCTGGGATATCGGAAGGCCACGATGGGCAATCCCCTCGACGGGTTCGGCTTCCTCATCCCGCGCGGAGAGAAACGGAAGATCCTGGGGGCGCTGTGGGACTCGAGCGTCTTCCCGAACCGGGCGCCGGAGGGAAACGCCCTGTTGCGCGTGATGGTGGGGGGGGTGCGTGCGCCCGCGCTTGCGGCGCTCCCCGAGGCGGAGCTGCTCGCCATCGCCCGGAAGGAGTTGCAGGAGATCCTGGGGATCTCCACCGAGCCGGTCCTCGCGAAGACGTTCTTCCACGACCGGGGGATCCCGCAGTATCTCGTCGGCCACGGGAAGCGGCTGGAGCTGATCCTCGGGCGGCTGGCGGGGCTTCCCGGCGTGCACCTCAACAGCAACGCCTACCGGGGGATCGCCCTCAACGACTGCGTCCGGGAGTCGCGGACGACCGCCGAGCGGATCGCGAAGGCGCTGTAA
- the hemH gene encoding ferrochelatase, producing MSVASGKEPGVPAEGPLTGVVLLNMGGPDSLNAVRPFLARLFSDKELIRLPAAALTQPLFAWVVSGLRARKVRRYYEEIGGGSPIAAITERQRFALEGALRATGGRFKVYTGMRYWYPLAKHAALEMKEDAVARAVALPLYPHFCSATTGSSFSDLRRWMKWAGCSCPLTEIRSYPEHPKYVAALAETIAAAIRVADRGGIFLLFSAHGVPQSLIDGGDPYREETARTVAAVMRSFAGLPHGISYQSKVGPTAWLPPDTVSEVTRLARDGVKTLVVVPVSFVSEHIETLHELDIRLAAHARQAGIQSFLRAPALNDAPLFIAALKDLVLGAV from the coding sequence GTGAGCGTCGCTTCCGGGAAAGAGCCGGGCGTGCCCGCCGAAGGCCCTCTCACGGGCGTCGTCCTGCTCAACATGGGGGGCCCCGACTCCCTCAACGCCGTCCGCCCGTTCCTCGCGAGGCTCTTCTCCGACAAGGAGCTGATCCGGCTGCCCGCCGCGGCGCTCACGCAGCCGCTCTTCGCCTGGGTCGTGTCGGGGCTTCGCGCCCGGAAGGTCCGCCGGTATTACGAGGAGATCGGCGGGGGGTCGCCCATCGCCGCGATCACGGAGCGCCAGCGGTTCGCCCTCGAGGGTGCGCTGCGCGCGACGGGGGGCCGCTTCAAGGTGTACACGGGGATGCGGTACTGGTATCCCCTCGCGAAACACGCGGCCCTCGAGATGAAGGAGGACGCCGTGGCCCGGGCGGTCGCCCTCCCCCTCTACCCGCACTTCTGTTCGGCCACCACGGGATCGAGTTTTTCCGACCTGCGCCGCTGGATGAAGTGGGCGGGGTGCTCCTGCCCGTTGACGGAGATCCGCTCCTACCCGGAGCACCCGAAGTACGTCGCCGCGCTCGCGGAGACGATCGCCGCCGCGATCCGGGTTGCGGACCGCGGCGGCATCTTCCTTCTCTTCAGCGCCCACGGGGTTCCGCAATCCCTGATCGACGGCGGGGACCCGTACCGGGAGGAGACGGCGCGCACCGTCGCGGCGGTGATGCGCTCCTTCGCCGGCCTGCCGCACGGGATCTCCTACCAGAGCAAGGTCGGGCCGACGGCGTGGCTCCCCCCCGACACCGTCTCCGAGGTGACGCGACTCGCGCGGGACGGGGTGAAGACGCTGGTCGTCGTCCCGGTGAGCTTCGTGTCGGAGCACATCGAAACGCTTCATGAGCTGGACATCCGCCTGGCAGCCCACGCGCGGCAAGCCGGGATACAATCGTTCCTGCGGGCGCCCGCGCTGAACGACGCACCGCTGTTCATCGCCGCGTTGAAAGACCTCGTCCTGGGAGCCGTCTGA
- the hemE gene encoding uroporphyrinogen decarboxylase has protein sequence MTEHRFLKACRREPVDVTPVWIMRQAGRYLPEYQKIRGNNSFLTMCKTPELAAQVTLQPVERLGVDAAILFSDILIPVEAMGVPLEFHDGKGPQLGKAIRGQKDVDSLAVPDPAEKVPFVMEAIRILRRELDGKVPLIGFSGAPFTLASYIVEGGTSKNFIQLKKLMYQAPEVYRSLMNKIAKTVVLYLNAQIAAGAQAVQIFDTWAGVLTPGDYEEYALPYTRQVVAGLNRRGVPVIHFANDCATLLTAIKTLAIDVVAVDWRIPLDVAAIVVGPDKALQGNMDPTMLFHPPEKIDDCVRDVLRRGEKASSHIFNLGHGILPPTNPEHAIAMVEAVHRLGRKV, from the coding sequence ATGACGGAGCACCGATTCCTGAAGGCGTGCCGGCGCGAGCCGGTCGACGTCACCCCCGTGTGGATCATGCGGCAGGCGGGCCGCTACCTCCCCGAGTACCAGAAGATCCGCGGGAACAATTCCTTCCTGACGATGTGCAAGACCCCGGAGCTGGCCGCGCAGGTCACGCTCCAGCCGGTCGAGCGGCTGGGCGTGGACGCGGCGATCCTCTTCTCCGACATCCTCATCCCCGTCGAGGCGATGGGGGTGCCGCTCGAGTTCCACGACGGGAAGGGGCCGCAGCTGGGGAAGGCGATCCGGGGACAGAAGGACGTGGACTCCCTCGCCGTGCCCGATCCCGCGGAGAAGGTCCCCTTCGTGATGGAGGCGATCCGCATCCTGCGCAGGGAGCTCGACGGGAAGGTGCCGCTGATCGGCTTCTCGGGCGCCCCGTTCACGCTCGCCTCCTACATCGTGGAGGGCGGGACCTCGAAGAACTTCATCCAGCTGAAGAAGCTGATGTACCAGGCGCCGGAGGTGTACCGGTCCCTGATGAACAAGATCGCGAAGACGGTGGTCCTGTACCTCAACGCCCAGATCGCGGCGGGGGCCCAGGCGGTGCAGATCTTCGACACGTGGGCGGGGGTGCTCACCCCGGGGGATTACGAGGAGTACGCACTCCCGTACACCCGGCAGGTCGTCGCCGGCCTGAACCGGAGGGGGGTCCCGGTGATCCACTTCGCGAACGACTGCGCCACGCTGCTCACGGCGATCAAGACGCTGGCGATCGACGTCGTGGCCGTGGACTGGCGGATCCCGCTCGACGTGGCGGCGATCGTCGTCGGCCCGGACAAGGCGCTGCAGGGGAACATGGACCCGACGATGCTCTTCCACCCGCCGGAGAAGATCGACGACTGCGTGCGGGACGTCCTGCGGCGCGGCGAGAAGGCGTCCTCCCACATCTTCAACCTCGGGCACGGGATCCTTCCCCCCACCAACCCGGAGCATGCGATCGCGATGGTGGAGGCGGTCCACCGCCTCGGCCGGAAGGTGTGA